TGCCTGCTGCTGTTGTGCGCACTGTTGCTCTATTCCAACAGCCTGCGCCAACGGGAACACACCTCCTTATTCGAAAAAGCCATCCTGCAACTGGCCAGCCCGTTTTACCGGACCATTGATGCTGTCAGCCGCGATGCGGCCGCCGTATGGACCAATTATATCGATCTGATCAATGTGCGACAGGAAAACATCAGCCTCCAGGAGCAACTGCGCCAACAACAGGGACACCTGGCCCATCTGCGCGAAATTGAGCTGGAAAATCAGCGTCTCAAACAGCTGCTCGGATTTCTTGAAACCGCCGAGCTGCCGGCGATCCCGGCACGGGTGATTGCCGTAGATGCGTCCAGCTGGTTCCGCACCATCACCATCGACAAAGGGACCAACGATGGTCTTGACGAAGGGATGCCCGTGGTGGTCGCCGAAGGCATTGTCGGTCGCACCATCAAATGTGCGGCGCGCACGTCACGGGTGTTGCTGGTGATCGACGCCTCATCGGAAGTCGCCGTCCTTGTCCAGCATAACCGCACGCGCGGCATTGCCCGCGGCCAGGGCGCACAATTAACCCTGGAATATGCCCTGCGTAACGATGATGTTGCCCTCGAAGATGCCGTGGTGACCTCGGGAACCGGCGGTGTCTTTCCCAAAGGCCTGCCGGTGGGTACCATTTCCAAGATTGTCAAACATGATTACGGTCTGTTTCAAACTCTGGAAGTGACGCCATCGGTGGACTTTGCCCGCCTCGAAGACGTGTTGATTCTCACCGGAGAAACCCCATGAGCCGGATGTTGCGCCATCTGACCTGCGGGCTGTTGTTCATTCTGCTGCAAACCTCGCTGTTCCCGGCACTGGTCGGTAACGGACCGCGTCCCGATCTGGTGCTGATCCTCACTCTGTACCTCGGCATTCACGCTTCGCCGCTACAGGGTGCCTTTACCTCCTGGCTGCTCGGCTGTCTGCTGGATGTATTCAGCGGCACAACCTTCGGACTCTACGGTCTTATTTTATTGCTGGTGTTCTGCGCTACGTTCCTCGGTGGCCGCCAGCTTAATCGCGATAACGCCGCAGTGATGTTCTTTGCCGCAGTGCTGGGTACAGCCGCCCACGATGTGCTGCTGATCGCGACCCTGCTGTTCTTTGCCGATGCCGACCAGGGCTGGCGTATCGTCTTGTTCCAATTACCGATCCAGTTGGTACTCAATGTGCTGGCCGTGTTGGTGGCGACGCCGTTTCTCAGCCGGATCCGAGCAGCGAAGCCCCCCACCCTGCTGCGAAATTCGGGGTAACCACCGATGGCTCTCAACAGTCCCAAACCCGATGATATTCGCCGCAAACGGCGCTTTGAACTGCTCATGCTGGCAGCCATCTTCTTTTTCGCCCTGCTGGCCATGCGTCTGTGGTATCTGCAAATCATCAGCGGCGAACGCTATCAGCTGCAATCACAGAAAAACCGCACCCGCTACATTCCCATTGCGGCGCCTCGCGGCACCATTTATGATCGCGACGGCCAGCTGCTGGTGGACAACCGTCCTTCCTTTACGGTTTCGGTCCTGCGCCAGGAGGTCACCGACAAAGAGCAACTACTTAAAGACCTTGCCGCCTATCTACACACGGACTGGCAGGAGCTTGCTCAAGACTGGGATCAAAAACGTTATTACCCCCGTTATCGGCCGATTCCGCTAAAAAGCGACATTGATCGCGACACGCTTGAGCAACTCGCTGAGCACTCCGTCGACCTGCCCGGCATGCTGATCGAAGTGCAGCCGATGCGCTTCTATCCCTATCGAGAGGTGGCAGCCCACCTGTTCGGTCATATCGGCGCCATCACCGAAAAAGAGTTGGCCAGTCATGAGTTTGAAGGCTACCGTGCCGGCGAGTTTATCGGCAAAAGCGGCCTGGAGAAACATCTGGAATCCTACCTCAAAGGGCAGGCGGGCGAACGCTTGCTGGAGGTTGACGTCAAAGGCAAGGAGCTGCGCCAACTCCAGGTTGAAGACCCGTTGCCCGGCAAAAGCGTCTATCTGACCCTTGATCGCGACCTGCAACTGGCCACGGAAGAGGCGTTTGATGAACAGGCCGGTGCCG
This region of uncultured Desulfuromonas sp. genomic DNA includes:
- the mreD gene encoding rod shape-determining protein MreD, which translates into the protein MSRMLRHLTCGLLFILLQTSLFPALVGNGPRPDLVLILTLYLGIHASPLQGAFTSWLLGCLLDVFSGTTFGLYGLILLLVFCATFLGGRQLNRDNAAVMFFAAVLGTAAHDVLLIATLLFFADADQGWRIVLFQLPIQLVLNVLAVLVATPFLSRIRAAKPPTLLRNSG
- the mreC gene encoding rod shape-determining protein MreC, translating into MRDFLKRYQTALLFCLLLLCALLLYSNSLRQREHTSLFEKAILQLASPFYRTIDAVSRDAAAVWTNYIDLINVRQENISLQEQLRQQQGHLAHLREIELENQRLKQLLGFLETAELPAIPARVIAVDASSWFRTITIDKGTNDGLDEGMPVVVAEGIVGRTIKCAARTSRVLLVIDASSEVAVLVQHNRTRGIARGQGAQLTLEYALRNDDVALEDAVVTSGTGGVFPKGLPVGTISKIVKHDYGLFQTLEVTPSVDFARLEDVLILTGETP